Proteins encoded within one genomic window of Humulus lupulus chromosome 1, drHumLupu1.1, whole genome shotgun sequence:
- the LOC133822546 gene encoding uncharacterized protein LOC133822546, with product MPNYVKFMKDILTKKRRLGEFETVALTMECSSFLQNKLPPKMKDPGSFTIPCTIGNSYCGMALCDLGASINLMPMSIFKQLGIGEVRPTTVTLQLANRSLAHSDGKIEDVLVRVDKFIFLADFIALDYEADREVHIILGRPFLVTGRNLIDVKKWELTVMPQIS from the coding sequence ATGCCTAACTATGTGAAGTTCATGAAAGACATCCTTACAAAGAAGAGAAGATTGGGGGAATTTGAGACAGTGGCTCTTACCATGGAGTGTAGCTCATTCTTGCAAAACAAGCTGCCACCGAAGATGAaagatcctgggagtttcaccATTCCATGCACCATTGGTAATTCTTATTGTGGCATGGCTTTATGCGATTTGGGTGCAAGCATTAACTTGATGCCAATGTCTATTTTCAAGCAATTGGGGATTGGAGAAGTTAGGCCTACTACAGTTACTCTTCAACTAGCAAATAGATCTCTTGCTCATTCGGATGGGAAGATTGAAGATGTATTGGTAAGGGTAGACAAATTCATATTCCTTGCTGATTTTATTGCGTTAGATTATGAGGCAGATAGAGAGGTGCACATTATCTTGGGGAGGCCATTTCTTGTGACAGGAAGAAATTTAATAGATGTGAAAAAGTGGGAGCTAactgtaatgcctcaaatttcctaa